The Cellulomonas wangleii genome includes a region encoding these proteins:
- a CDS encoding carbohydrate ABC transporter permease — MSIGSGQTPEISSDVLLVPRDAAPEEATRVPRRPRPRRSRHRPAWEEPPSRVGALVKALVLTGVVLAVVLPLWTVVLTSLSTQAETIRVGGLVLVPGELTLNAYRQILSGGIVTRAVLVSVGITAVGTVLSTVVSVLAAYGLSRPSSLWHRPLLFVFLVTMFFGAGLIPTYLLVSGLGLIDSYWALILPGAVSAFNVLILRNFFMGLEPAILDAARIDGAGDWRILGGVVLPMSRAVVAVVALFYGVGYWNAFFNAILYINDNAKWPLQLVLRSYVLQGVTLPGSGVGQVDVATGAVTGLPVKMAVMVLAIVPILVVYPFVQRHFTKGVIFGAIKG; from the coding sequence ATGAGCATCGGCAGCGGTCAGACACCGGAGATCAGCTCGGACGTGCTCCTCGTCCCGCGGGACGCGGCCCCCGAGGAGGCGACGCGCGTGCCGCGCCGCCCACGCCCGCGGCGCTCGCGGCACCGGCCCGCGTGGGAGGAGCCGCCGTCGCGGGTCGGCGCGCTCGTCAAGGCCCTCGTCCTGACGGGCGTGGTCCTGGCGGTCGTCCTGCCGCTGTGGACGGTCGTCCTCACCAGCCTGTCCACGCAGGCCGAGACGATCCGGGTGGGCGGGCTCGTGCTCGTCCCGGGCGAGCTCACCCTCAACGCGTACCGGCAGATCCTGTCCGGCGGCATCGTCACCCGGGCGGTCCTGGTGAGCGTCGGCATCACGGCCGTCGGCACCGTCCTGTCGACGGTGGTGTCGGTGCTGGCCGCCTACGGGCTGTCGCGCCCGTCGTCGCTGTGGCACCGCCCCCTCCTGTTCGTCTTCCTCGTGACGATGTTCTTCGGGGCGGGCCTGATCCCGACCTACCTGCTGGTGAGCGGCCTGGGTCTGATCGACTCGTACTGGGCGCTGATCCTGCCCGGCGCGGTGTCCGCGTTCAACGTGCTGATCCTGCGCAACTTCTTCATGGGGCTGGAGCCGGCGATCCTCGACGCCGCCCGGATCGACGGTGCGGGGGACTGGCGCATCCTGGGCGGCGTCGTGCTGCCGATGTCGCGGGCCGTGGTCGCGGTGGTCGCCCTGTTCTACGGGGTGGGGTACTGGAACGCGTTCTTCAACGCGATCCTCTACATCAACGACAACGCCAAGTGGCCGCTGCAGCTGGTGCTGCGCTCCTACGTGCTGCAGGGCGTGACGCTGCCCGGGTCGGGCGTCGGCCAGGTCGACGTCGCGACGGGCGCCGTGACGGGCCTGCCGGTCAAGATGGCGGTCATGGTGCTGGCGATCGTGCCGATCCTCGTGGTGTACCCGTTCGTGCAGCGGCACTTCACCAAGGGCGTCATCTTCGGCGCCATCAAGGGCTGA